A DNA window from Hevea brasiliensis isolate MT/VB/25A 57/8 chromosome 2, ASM3005281v1, whole genome shotgun sequence contains the following coding sequences:
- the LOC110660941 gene encoding thiamine pyrophosphokinase 1 isoform X2, whose product MDLMAHSSTFLLPTISGDHRPSLTYVLVLLNQRLPRFTPLLWKHAQLRLCADGGANRVYDEMPLLFPHEDALDVRHRYKPDVIKGDMDSIRTEVLDFYTSLGTKVVDESHDQDTTDLHKCISYIRDFTPNLDKSNLCILVAGALGGRFDHEAGNINVLYRFSTMRIILISDDCLIYLLPRTHYHEIYIQSSVEGPNCGLIPIGMPSASTTTTGLQWDLTNMEMTFGGLISTSNIVKGEKVTVQSSSDLLWTISIKKT is encoded by the exons ATGGACCTCATGGCCCATTCTTCCACTTTCCTCCTCCCCACGATCTCCGGCGACCACCGCCCTTCTCTTACCTACGTCCTCGTCTTGCTTAACCAACGCCTTCCAAGGTTCACTCCTCTCCTCTGGAAGCACG CACAACTACGCCTTTGTGCAGATGGAGGCGCCAATCGGGTCTACGATGAAATGCCTTTGTTGTTCCCGCACGAAGATGCTCTCGACGTTCGGCACAG GTACAAGCCAGATGTAATCAAGGGAGACATGGATTCAATCCGAACAGAAGTACTGGACTTCTATACCAGCTTG GGAACCAAGGTTGTTGATGAATCTCATGATCAAGACACCACAGATCTACATAAGTGCATTTCATATATTCGTGACTTCACTCCAAACTTGGACAAATCTAAT CTTTGCATTCTTGTGGCTGGTGCGCTTGGTGGACGATTTGACCATGAGGCTGGaaacataaatgttttatatcgtTTCTCaaccatgagaataattcttatATCTGATGACTGCCTCATCTACCTCCTTCCAAGGACTCACTATCATGAGATTTATATCCAATCCTCTGTTGAGGGTCCAAATTGCGGACTCATTCCCATAGGGATGCCATCTGCGAGTACCACAACTACTGGACTCCAATGGGATCTCA CTAACATGGAGATGACTTTTGGTGGTCTAATAAGTACATCGAACATAGTCAAAGGAGAGAAGGTAACCGTACAGTCCAGTTCAGATCTTCTTTGGACGATTTCCATTAAGAAGACATAG
- the LOC110660941 gene encoding thiamine pyrophosphokinase 1 isoform X1, producing the protein MVCQNRKPDLVIFTSTSWRASPSRPQAKWTSWPILPLSSSPRSPATTALLLPTSSSCLTNAFQAQLRLCADGGANRVYDEMPLLFPHEDALDVRHRYKPDVIKGDMDSIRTEVLDFYTSLGTKVVDESHDQDTTDLHKCISYIRDFTPNLDKSNLCILVAGALGGRFDHEAGNINVLYRFSTMRIILISDDCLIYLLPRTHYHEIYIQSSVEGPNCGLIPIGMPSASTTTTGLQWDLTNMEMTFGGLISTSNIVKGEKVTVQSSSDLLWTISIKKT; encoded by the exons ATGGTTTGCCAAAATAGAAAGCCAGACCTTGTTATTTTTACTTCCACTTCCTGGCGAGCTTCTCCTTCTAGACCGCAGGCCAAATGGACCTCATGGCCCATTCTTCCACTTTCCTCCTCCCCACGATCTCCGGCGACCACCGCCCTTCTCTTACCTACGTCCTCGTCTTGCTTAACCAACGCCTTCCAAG CACAACTACGCCTTTGTGCAGATGGAGGCGCCAATCGGGTCTACGATGAAATGCCTTTGTTGTTCCCGCACGAAGATGCTCTCGACGTTCGGCACAG GTACAAGCCAGATGTAATCAAGGGAGACATGGATTCAATCCGAACAGAAGTACTGGACTTCTATACCAGCTTG GGAACCAAGGTTGTTGATGAATCTCATGATCAAGACACCACAGATCTACATAAGTGCATTTCATATATTCGTGACTTCACTCCAAACTTGGACAAATCTAAT CTTTGCATTCTTGTGGCTGGTGCGCTTGGTGGACGATTTGACCATGAGGCTGGaaacataaatgttttatatcgtTTCTCaaccatgagaataattcttatATCTGATGACTGCCTCATCTACCTCCTTCCAAGGACTCACTATCATGAGATTTATATCCAATCCTCTGTTGAGGGTCCAAATTGCGGACTCATTCCCATAGGGATGCCATCTGCGAGTACCACAACTACTGGACTCCAATGGGATCTCA CTAACATGGAGATGACTTTTGGTGGTCTAATAAGTACATCGAACATAGTCAAAGGAGAGAAGGTAACCGTACAGTCCAGTTCAGATCTTCTTTGGACGATTTCCATTAAGAAGACATAG
- the LOC110660941 gene encoding thiamine pyrophosphokinase 1 isoform X3: MDLMAHSSTFLLPTISGDHRPSLTYVLVLLNQRLPRTAQLRLCADGGANRVYDEMPLLFPHEDALDVRHRYKPDVIKGDMDSIRTEVLDFYTSLGTKVVDESHDQDTTDLHKCISYIRDFTPNLDKSNLCILVAGALGGRFDHEAGNINVLYRFSTMRIILISDDCLIYLLPRTHYHEIYIQSSVEGPNCGLIPIGMPSASTTTTGLQWDLTNMEMTFGGLISTSNIVKGEKVTVQSSSDLLWTISIKKT; the protein is encoded by the exons ATGGACCTCATGGCCCATTCTTCCACTTTCCTCCTCCCCACGATCTCCGGCGACCACCGCCCTTCTCTTACCTACGTCCTCGTCTTGCTTAACCAACGCCTTCCAAG aACAGCACAACTACGCCTTTGTGCAGATGGAGGCGCCAATCGGGTCTACGATGAAATGCCTTTGTTGTTCCCGCACGAAGATGCTCTCGACGTTCGGCACAG GTACAAGCCAGATGTAATCAAGGGAGACATGGATTCAATCCGAACAGAAGTACTGGACTTCTATACCAGCTTG GGAACCAAGGTTGTTGATGAATCTCATGATCAAGACACCACAGATCTACATAAGTGCATTTCATATATTCGTGACTTCACTCCAAACTTGGACAAATCTAAT CTTTGCATTCTTGTGGCTGGTGCGCTTGGTGGACGATTTGACCATGAGGCTGGaaacataaatgttttatatcgtTTCTCaaccatgagaataattcttatATCTGATGACTGCCTCATCTACCTCCTTCCAAGGACTCACTATCATGAGATTTATATCCAATCCTCTGTTGAGGGTCCAAATTGCGGACTCATTCCCATAGGGATGCCATCTGCGAGTACCACAACTACTGGACTCCAATGGGATCTCA CTAACATGGAGATGACTTTTGGTGGTCTAATAAGTACATCGAACATAGTCAAAGGAGAGAAGGTAACCGTACAGTCCAGTTCAGATCTTCTTTGGACGATTTCCATTAAGAAGACATAG
- the LOC110660941 gene encoding thiamine pyrophosphokinase 1 isoform X4, producing the protein MPLLFPHEDALDVRHRYKPDVIKGDMDSIRTEVLDFYTSLGTKVVDESHDQDTTDLHKCISYIRDFTPNLDKSNLCILVAGALGGRFDHEAGNINVLYRFSTMRIILISDDCLIYLLPRTHYHEIYIQSSVEGPNCGLIPIGMPSASTTTTGLQWDLTNMEMTFGGLISTSNIVKGEKVTVQSSSDLLWTISIKKT; encoded by the exons ATGCCTTTGTTGTTCCCGCACGAAGATGCTCTCGACGTTCGGCACAG GTACAAGCCAGATGTAATCAAGGGAGACATGGATTCAATCCGAACAGAAGTACTGGACTTCTATACCAGCTTG GGAACCAAGGTTGTTGATGAATCTCATGATCAAGACACCACAGATCTACATAAGTGCATTTCATATATTCGTGACTTCACTCCAAACTTGGACAAATCTAAT CTTTGCATTCTTGTGGCTGGTGCGCTTGGTGGACGATTTGACCATGAGGCTGGaaacataaatgttttatatcgtTTCTCaaccatgagaataattcttatATCTGATGACTGCCTCATCTACCTCCTTCCAAGGACTCACTATCATGAGATTTATATCCAATCCTCTGTTGAGGGTCCAAATTGCGGACTCATTCCCATAGGGATGCCATCTGCGAGTACCACAACTACTGGACTCCAATGGGATCTCA CTAACATGGAGATGACTTTTGGTGGTCTAATAAGTACATCGAACATAGTCAAAGGAGAGAAGGTAACCGTACAGTCCAGTTCAGATCTTCTTTGGACGATTTCCATTAAGAAGACATAG
- the LOC110660944 gene encoding sm-like protein LSM4, whose product MLPLSLLKTAQGHPMLVELKNGETYNGHLVNCDTWMNIHLREVICTSKDGDRFWRMPECYIRGNTIKYLRVPDEVIDKVQEETKSRTDRKPPGVGRGRGRGREDGGRPVKGIGRGLDDAKAAGGGRGRGGLGGKTGGNRGAGRGRG is encoded by the exons ATG CTTCCTCTTTCGCTACTTAAGACTGCACAGGGCCACCCAATG TTGGTGGAACTGAAAAACGGGGAGACTTACAACGGACATTTGGTCAATTGTGACACTTGGATGAACATCCATCTCCGTGAAGTTATCTGTACCTCTAAG GATGGAGATAGGTTTTGGAGAATGCCTGAATGCTATATACGAGGAAATACTATTAAGTATCTTCGAGTTCCTGATGAG GTGATTGATAAAGTTCAGGAAGAAACCAAGAGCCGCACAG ATCGGAAGCCACCTGGGGTGGGTCGTggaagaggaagaggtagagaggATGGCGGGAGGCCAGTGAAAGGCATTGGGCGTGGCCTTGATGATGCTAAGGCTGCTGGTGGAGGCCGTGGCAGAGGTGGCTTAGGTGGAAAGACAGGTGGAAACAGAG GTGCAGGCCGGGGCAGGGGGTGA
- the LOC110660943 gene encoding WD repeat-containing protein GTS1 isoform X2 yields MEEAMEMEVEHPIPNSIKRFGLKNSIQTNFGDDYVFQIVPKDDWTSMAVSLSTNSVKLYSPMTGQYQGECKGHSDTINQIAFSVSSAPHVLHSCSSDGTIRAWDTRIFRQVSCMSAGYSQEIFSFSFGGSSDNLLAAGSKSQILFWDWRTEKQVAFLEESHVEDITQVHFVPGHRNKLLSASVDGLMCMFNTDGDINDDDHLESVINVGTSIGKVGFFGDNYQKLWCLTHIESLSIWDWKDERNESNIPEARSLASDSWALDHVDYFIDCHYPGEGESLWAIGGTNGGALGYFPVNYREGTIGSPEAILGGGHTGVVRSVLPMSSMNGGPAQSRGIFGWTGGEDGRLCCWSSNNSIEVNRAWISEALVMRSSKSRKKNRRHPY; encoded by the exons ATGGAGGAGGCGATGGAGATGGAAGTGGAGCACCCAATTCCAAATTCGATCAAGCGGTTCGGACTCAAAAACTCTATCCAGACCAACTTCGGCGACGACTACGTTTTCCAAATTGTCCCCAA GGATGATTGGACTTCAATGGCGGTTTCGCTTTCCACGAACTCGGTGAAGCTTTACTCTCCAATGACCGGTCAGTACCAAGGAGAGTGCAAAGGTCACTCTGATACTATCAATCAAATTGCTTTCTCTGTTTCGTCCGCCCCGCATGTCTTGCACTCTTGCTCTTCTGATGGCACCATTAGAGCTTGGGACACCAGAATCTTCCGCCAG GTGTCTTGTATGAGTGCCGGTTATTCTCAAGAAATCTTCAGCTTCTCATTTGGAGGTTCCAGTGATAATCTTCTTGCTGCTGGGTCTAAATCGCAG ATACTTTTCTGGGATTGGAGGACGGAGAAACAAGTTGCATTTCTGGAAGAATCGCACGTAGAAGATATTACACAG GTCCACTTTGTCCCTGGCCACCGAAACAAACTTCTTTCTGCTTCTGTAGACGGATTGATGTGTATGTTTAATACTGATGGGGATATCAATGATGATGATCATCTGGAATCA GTGATTAATGTGGGAACTTCAATTGGGAAAGTGGGATTTTTTGGAGATAACTATCAAAAGCTGTGGTGTTTGACACATATTGAAAGCTTAAG CATCTGGGATTGGAAGGATGAGAGAAATGAATCAAATATACCGGAAGCCCGCTCGTTAGCATCTGACAGCTGGGCATTAGATCAT GTTGATTATTTTATTGATTGTCATTACCCAGGAGAAGGTGAAAGTCTGTGGGCGATTGGGGGAACTAATGGTGGTGCTTTAGGCTATTTTCCTGTAAATTATAGAGAGGGAACAATAGGATCTCCGGAAGCAATTCTCGGAGGTGGACATACGGGCGTTGTCAGGAGTGTATTGCCAATGTCAAGCATGAATGGTGGACCAGCCCAAAGCCGAGGCATTTTTGGATGGACAGGTGGTGAAGATGGCCGCTTATGTTGCTGGTCGTCTAATAATTCTATAGAGGTAAACCGTGCCTGGATTTCAGAAGCACTGGTTATGAGATCCTCGAAGTCCCGCAAGAAAAATAGGCGTCACCCTTACTAA
- the LOC110660943 gene encoding WD repeat-containing protein GTS1 isoform X1, translated as MEEAMEMEVEHPIPNSIKRFGLKNSIQTNFGDDYVFQIVPKDDWTSMAVSLSTNSVKLYSPMTGQYQGECKGHSDTINQIAFSVSSAPHVLHSCSSDGTIRAWDTRIFRQVSCMSAGYSQEIFSFSFGGSSDNLLAAGSKSQVLRFEFVFFSIEILFWDWRTEKQVAFLEESHVEDITQVHFVPGHRNKLLSASVDGLMCMFNTDGDINDDDHLESVINVGTSIGKVGFFGDNYQKLWCLTHIESLSIWDWKDERNESNIPEARSLASDSWALDHVDYFIDCHYPGEGESLWAIGGTNGGALGYFPVNYREGTIGSPEAILGGGHTGVVRSVLPMSSMNGGPAQSRGIFGWTGGEDGRLCCWSSNNSIEVNRAWISEALVMRSSKSRKKNRRHPY; from the exons ATGGAGGAGGCGATGGAGATGGAAGTGGAGCACCCAATTCCAAATTCGATCAAGCGGTTCGGACTCAAAAACTCTATCCAGACCAACTTCGGCGACGACTACGTTTTCCAAATTGTCCCCAA GGATGATTGGACTTCAATGGCGGTTTCGCTTTCCACGAACTCGGTGAAGCTTTACTCTCCAATGACCGGTCAGTACCAAGGAGAGTGCAAAGGTCACTCTGATACTATCAATCAAATTGCTTTCTCTGTTTCGTCCGCCCCGCATGTCTTGCACTCTTGCTCTTCTGATGGCACCATTAGAGCTTGGGACACCAGAATCTTCCGCCAG GTGTCTTGTATGAGTGCCGGTTATTCTCAAGAAATCTTCAGCTTCTCATTTGGAGGTTCCAGTGATAATCTTCTTGCTGCTGGGTCTAAATCGCAGGTTTTACGGTTTgaatttgttttcttttcaatcGAG ATACTTTTCTGGGATTGGAGGACGGAGAAACAAGTTGCATTTCTGGAAGAATCGCACGTAGAAGATATTACACAG GTCCACTTTGTCCCTGGCCACCGAAACAAACTTCTTTCTGCTTCTGTAGACGGATTGATGTGTATGTTTAATACTGATGGGGATATCAATGATGATGATCATCTGGAATCA GTGATTAATGTGGGAACTTCAATTGGGAAAGTGGGATTTTTTGGAGATAACTATCAAAAGCTGTGGTGTTTGACACATATTGAAAGCTTAAG CATCTGGGATTGGAAGGATGAGAGAAATGAATCAAATATACCGGAAGCCCGCTCGTTAGCATCTGACAGCTGGGCATTAGATCAT GTTGATTATTTTATTGATTGTCATTACCCAGGAGAAGGTGAAAGTCTGTGGGCGATTGGGGGAACTAATGGTGGTGCTTTAGGCTATTTTCCTGTAAATTATAGAGAGGGAACAATAGGATCTCCGGAAGCAATTCTCGGAGGTGGACATACGGGCGTTGTCAGGAGTGTATTGCCAATGTCAAGCATGAATGGTGGACCAGCCCAAAGCCGAGGCATTTTTGGATGGACAGGTGGTGAAGATGGCCGCTTATGTTGCTGGTCGTCTAATAATTCTATAGAGGTAAACCGTGCCTGGATTTCAGAAGCACTGGTTATGAGATCCTCGAAGTCCCGCAAGAAAAATAGGCGTCACCCTTACTAA
- the LOC110660945 gene encoding uncharacterized protein OsI_027940, translated as MSRHPEVKWAQRVDKVFITVLLPDAKNAKVNLEPEGVFTFSASAGAGDNLYELKLELHDKVNVEESKINIGVRSIFCILEKAEKGWWKKLLRGDGKPPHYLKVDWDKWVDEDEDDGGLGNNFDMGGMDFSNFGDMGGMGDDGMGEFDDSDDEDQEVAKPEKAEGAAKTGEEEKLEEKKDAAPSS; from the exons ATGAG TCGTCATCCTGAGGTGAAGTGGGCTCAGAGGGTGGACAAAGTTTTTATTACGGTGCTATTGCCAGATGCCAAAAATGCAAAGGTTAATCTTGAGCCAGAGGGTGTTTTTACATTCTCTGCCAGTGCTGGAGCAGGAGACAATCTTTATGAACTGAAGTTGGAACTCCATGACAAGGTTAATGTGGAG GAAAGCAAAATTAATATTGGGGTAAGAAGTATATTCTGCATCCTGGAGAAGGCTGAGAAAGGGTGGTGGAAAAAGTTGTTGCGAGGAGATGGCAAGCCCCCACATTATCTCAAAGTAGATTGGGACAAATGGGtagatgaagatgaagatgacg GTGGTTTAGGCAACAACTTTGACATGGGAGGGATGGATTTCTCT AACTTCGGTGATATGGGAGGAATGGGTGATGATGGTATGGGTGAATTTGATGACAGTGATGATGAGG ATCAAGAAGTGGCAAAGCCTGAAAAGGCAGAAGGTGCTGCAAAGACAGGTGAAGAAGAAAAACTAGAAGAGAAAAAGGATGCTGCACCAAGCAGTTGA